From Nitrospirota bacterium, a single genomic window includes:
- a CDS encoding OmpA family protein encodes MKSAVLLMLVMALCGCVWKSDYQARLADIDNLKKDVSTGQGKISALQAEKAAFATELAKQKKDLEDLTVRNKVLSDDNAGLSGLLKAKRDELSVKIASLREQMLQKELILNARNAEIQALKQEKERSISELKKTYNSLVGEMNEEIRKGDITITQLRDKLSVNMVEKILFDSGSAEIRKDGKKVIDRVAEILLNVTDKQIRVEGYTDNVPVSPRLAVKFPTNWELSTARATTVARHLQDRGIDPRLLSACGYSEYRPVAQNDSDEGRARNRRIEISLVPKDVEGATQQTSDKK; translated from the coding sequence ATGAAATCCGCGGTTCTCCTTATGCTCGTCATGGCCCTGTGCGGCTGTGTCTGGAAGTCCGATTACCAGGCACGGCTCGCGGACATTGACAATCTGAAAAAGGACGTTTCGACAGGCCAAGGCAAGATCTCAGCGTTACAGGCTGAAAAGGCGGCTTTTGCAACAGAGCTTGCGAAGCAGAAGAAGGACCTTGAAGATCTCACGGTCCGGAACAAGGTCCTCTCCGACGACAACGCCGGTCTGAGCGGGCTTCTCAAGGCAAAACGGGACGAACTGAGCGTGAAGATCGCGTCGCTGCGGGAGCAGATGCTGCAAAAAGAGCTGATATTGAACGCCAGGAATGCCGAGATCCAGGCGCTCAAACAGGAAAAGGAGCGGTCCATCTCCGAGCTGAAAAAGACTTATAACAGCCTGGTCGGGGAAATGAACGAAGAGATCAGGAAGGGGGATATCACGATCACCCAACTCAGGGACAAGCTGTCCGTCAACATGGTGGAGAAGATCCTCTTCGACTCCGGAAGCGCCGAGATCAGGAAAGACGGCAAAAAGGTGATCGACCGCGTTGCGGAGATCCTGCTCAACGTGACCGACAAGCAGATACGGGTCGAGGGATATACCGACAATGTTCCGGTCAGCCCGAGGCTTGCCGTCAAGTTTCCGACCAACTGGGAGCTTTCAACGGCACGTGCGACAACCGTCGCGCGCCATCTCCAGGACAGGGGCATCGATCCCAGGCTCCTGAGCGCCTGCGGTTATTCCGAATACCGGCCTGTTGCGCAGAATGATTCCGACGAGGGACGGGCCAGGAACAGAAGGATCGAGATATCGCTTGTTCCGAAGGACGTGGAGGGAGCAACACAACAGACGAGCGATAAGAAGTAG
- the pheT gene encoding phenylalanine--tRNA ligase subunit beta, whose protein sequence is MPTIDIKKNDLDTLIGRKLALPVLEKKLMLAKAELKEYIAQTDDLKVELSDSNRPDLWSAEGIARQVRIALSGKPEEYPFFEHGRKATREIRVSKEMKAVRPYIAACTASDVRMTDDVLAQMIQSQDKLAEIFGRKRTTVSIGIYELNRIVFPVDYRLAEPASVSFTPLGMEEKLDLAQILERHPKGIEYGHIVKPFKKYPILTDGMGRVLSFPPIINSREIGEVKSRTRSVLIEVTGTDMRMTVLTLNILATSLYDRGAGIEPVLVTYPYATELGRSITFPYDTSGKFTVPLSYFAKGLGENVTAEDVKKRLRSYGHEVNAGRGRVSVVVPPYRDDIMHPMDLVEDYAISRGYDSFEPVLPQQSTVGSLSGLELLSDRVRGFLVGSGFQEIMSNILCSREELAYAMPAGEKLVEVANVMSLAYSVLRNLIIPSLLNVEATSSKAFYPHRIFEVGEAALYDATENMGSRTELRLGAVVSHPGANFSEMHSHLDVLLYYLGLEYKLEPAEHPLFLQGRCGKVVAAGEAIGMIGEVRPDVLEIKQITMPCAAFEVSLNAILALTSVR, encoded by the coding sequence ATGCCAACAATCGATATTAAGAAGAACGATCTCGACACCCTCATCGGCAGGAAGCTTGCGCTTCCCGTGCTCGAGAAAAAGCTCATGCTCGCGAAAGCAGAGCTCAAGGAGTACATCGCCCAGACCGATGACCTGAAGGTCGAGCTTTCCGACAGCAACCGGCCCGATCTCTGGTCGGCGGAGGGCATTGCACGTCAGGTCCGGATCGCCCTTTCGGGAAAACCCGAAGAGTATCCCTTCTTCGAGCACGGCAGGAAAGCGACACGGGAGATCCGCGTCTCGAAGGAGATGAAGGCGGTCCGGCCCTATATCGCCGCCTGCACCGCTTCCGATGTGCGCATGACCGATGATGTCCTGGCCCAGATGATCCAGAGCCAGGACAAGCTTGCCGAGATCTTCGGCAGGAAACGGACGACCGTCTCGATCGGCATCTACGAGCTGAACCGGATCGTGTTTCCCGTGGACTACCGGCTGGCGGAGCCTGCGTCGGTCTCGTTCACGCCGCTCGGCATGGAGGAGAAGCTCGATCTCGCGCAGATCCTGGAAAGGCATCCCAAGGGCATTGAATACGGCCACATCGTCAAACCCTTCAAGAAATATCCGATCCTGACCGACGGCATGGGGCGGGTGCTGTCGTTCCCCCCGATCATCAACAGCAGGGAAATCGGGGAAGTGAAATCAAGAACGAGGAGCGTGCTCATCGAAGTGACCGGGACGGACATGCGGATGACCGTTCTGACCCTCAACATTCTGGCAACGAGCCTCTATGATCGCGGAGCCGGCATCGAGCCGGTCCTCGTGACCTACCCCTATGCCACGGAGCTCGGAAGAAGCATAACGTTCCCCTATGATACGTCGGGGAAATTCACGGTGCCGCTGTCCTACTTCGCGAAGGGGCTGGGTGAGAACGTGACGGCGGAGGACGTGAAGAAGCGTCTCCGGTCCTATGGCCACGAGGTGAACGCGGGCCGCGGCAGGGTTTCCGTTGTCGTGCCGCCGTACCGCGATGATATCATGCATCCCATGGACCTCGTGGAGGATTACGCGATCAGCAGGGGATACGATTCCTTTGAGCCGGTGCTTCCGCAGCAATCCACGGTCGGGTCGCTCTCGGGGCTCGAACTGCTGTCGGACCGGGTGAGGGGATTCCTGGTGGGCTCCGGTTTTCAGGAGATCATGTCCAACATCCTCTGCTCTCGGGAGGAGCTGGCGTACGCCATGCCAGCGGGAGAAAAGCTGGTCGAGGTGGCCAATGTCATGTCCCTGGCCTACTCGGTGCTCAGGAACCTGATCATCCCGTCGCTCTTGAACGTCGAGGCGACAAGCTCCAAGGCGTTCTATCCGCATCGGATCTTTGAGGTGGGAGAGGCGGCATTGTACGACGCCACGGAAAACATGGGGTCACGAACTGAGCTGCGTCTGGGTGCCGTGGTCTCCCATCCGGGCGCGAACTTCTCAGAGATGCATTCTCACCTTGACGTCCTGCTCTATTATCTGGGATTGGAATACAAGCTCGAGCCTGCCGAACATCCGCTGTTCCTGCAGGGCCGGTGCGGAAAGGTGGTCGCTGCCGGGGAAGCAATCGGGATGATCGGCGAGGTGCGGCCCGACGTGCTCGAGATCAAACAGATCACCATGCCCTGCGCGGCCTTCGAGGTCAGTCTGAACGCGATCCTCGCGCTGACATCCGTGCGATAA
- a CDS encoding phenylalanine--tRNA ligase subunit alpha, with translation MATSDLQKLLESLHPLEHKLLLSLDRPEPLSSSELQKSSGLDGSRIDMASGWLQAKGLLEVKDESIDSFVSLTETGREYFEKGTPEMRIIHALREGKQFTVKDVIQSWGMDPTEVSSAVGALKESKAIQIAQGGILVLAPGAELAPYAFLTGLIKKIAGFDQAGLSTFSDQEREAIQSNFHKRGKAKGIFRIIEKKNRSFPLTPDGWELVRLIRERGAVTEEASMLTPEMLKQGSWKNKKFRAYNISLNPPRQSIGRKHPYREFLDFVKYKFIGMGFEEMRGPLVENEFWDMDALFMPQFHPARNIHDVYFVKEPGKCRKIEEPFARRVASAHKDGGKTGSTGWRYPFDIERAKRLILRSQGTAVSARTLASGPKVPGKYFSIARCFRYDAVDATHAPDFYQVEGIVLGEEINFKTLLGLLKLFGQEIAKAGEFQFRPAYFPFTEPSVELHVKHPDLGWMELGGAGMFRPEVTAPLGVNVPVIAWGLGLDRMAMVALGIQDIRDLFSKDLDFIRTKKIQIG, from the coding sequence ATGGCGACATCAGACCTTCAAAAACTGCTAGAAAGCCTGCATCCGCTCGAGCATAAGCTGCTCCTCAGCCTGGACCGCCCCGAACCCCTTTCGTCCTCTGAACTCCAAAAATCGTCCGGCCTCGACGGGTCCCGCATCGACATGGCCTCCGGGTGGCTCCAGGCCAAGGGCCTGCTCGAGGTGAAAGATGAATCAATCGATTCCTTCGTTTCTCTCACGGAAACAGGCAGGGAATACTTTGAAAAAGGAACGCCCGAGATGCGCATTATCCATGCGCTGCGGGAAGGAAAGCAGTTTACCGTCAAGGATGTCATACAGTCCTGGGGGATGGACCCCACGGAAGTCAGCTCTGCCGTGGGCGCGCTCAAGGAGTCAAAGGCCATCCAGATAGCGCAGGGCGGCATCCTCGTTCTTGCACCGGGGGCGGAGCTTGCTCCTTATGCATTCCTCACGGGCCTCATCAAGAAAATTGCGGGGTTCGATCAGGCCGGCCTGTCGACATTCAGCGACCAGGAACGGGAAGCAATCCAGTCAAACTTTCACAAGCGGGGCAAAGCGAAGGGCATCTTCAGGATCATTGAGAAGAAGAACCGCTCCTTCCCTCTCACGCCTGATGGCTGGGAACTGGTCAGGCTGATCAGGGAGCGGGGGGCGGTCACCGAAGAGGCCTCGATGCTCACGCCGGAGATGCTGAAGCAGGGCAGCTGGAAGAACAAGAAGTTCCGCGCCTACAACATCTCGCTCAATCCGCCCCGCCAGAGCATCGGCCGGAAGCACCCGTACCGGGAGTTCCTGGATTTCGTGAAGTACAAGTTCATCGGCATGGGGTTCGAGGAGATGCGCGGACCCCTCGTGGAGAACGAGTTCTGGGACATGGACGCCCTGTTCATGCCCCAGTTCCATCCCGCCCGGAACATCCACGATGTGTATTTTGTGAAAGAGCCGGGGAAGTGCAGGAAGATCGAAGAACCCTTTGCCAGGCGCGTCGCCTCGGCCCACAAGGACGGAGGCAAGACGGGATCCACGGGCTGGCGGTACCCCTTTGACATCGAGCGGGCAAAGCGGCTCATCCTGCGGAGCCAGGGTACGGCCGTGTCAGCGCGGACTCTCGCATCCGGCCCCAAGGTCCCGGGTAAATACTTTTCCATCGCCCGGTGCTTCCGCTACGATGCCGTCGACGCCACGCATGCGCCCGATTTCTACCAGGTTGAGGGCATCGTGCTCGGCGAAGAGATCAACTTTAAGACGCTCCTGGGCCTCTTGAAGCTCTTTGGCCAGGAGATCGCCAAGGCAGGGGAATTCCAGTTCAGGCCCGCCTATTTCCCGTTCACGGAGCCGTCCGTGGAGTTGCATGTGAAGCATCCGGACCTGGGGTGGATGGAACTCGGCGGCGCGGGCATGTTCCGGCCTGAGGTGACCGCTCCTCTCGGCGTGAACGTGCCAGTCATCGCCTGGGGGCTCGGTCTGGACCGCATGGCGATGGTGGCCCTCGGGATCCAGGATATCCGCGATCTGTTCTCGAAGGACCTTGATTTCATCAGGACGAAGAAGATCCAAATAGGATGA
- a CDS encoding SPOR domain-containing protein — MINNQRGGIISKLFIIPIGVCLMAGFFFLGYYVGKYQSKTNRNEIVVPLPEVVSESLPKEKDFTFFKTLSDKGNKTVSIELKPKQEGETPGVKEKAGSSKKESSAEIRPDKTETSPNRETTAKKEHVVIRESNPKMRYTLQLASYQEKEMAEADVKKMKQHGYAAFIVASEVTGKGTWFRVRLGSYSSKASAEKMQKEVQTKEGITPFITLE; from the coding sequence ATGATCAACAACCAGCGAGGCGGCATCATATCCAAGCTTTTCATCATACCCATCGGCGTCTGCCTGATGGCGGGTTTTTTCTTTCTCGGATACTACGTGGGGAAATACCAGAGCAAGACGAACCGGAATGAAATCGTGGTCCCCCTGCCGGAAGTCGTTTCCGAGAGCCTGCCGAAGGAGAAGGACTTCACTTTTTTCAAAACATTATCAGACAAAGGGAACAAAACAGTATCGATCGAACTGAAACCGAAGCAGGAGGGAGAGACGCCCGGCGTGAAGGAAAAGGCCGGCTCTTCAAAAAAAGAGAGCAGCGCCGAGATCAGACCTGACAAAACAGAAACGTCACCCAACAGGGAGACGACCGCAAAGAAGGAACACGTCGTGATCCGCGAGTCGAACCCGAAGATGCGGTATACGCTCCAGCTGGCGTCATACCAGGAAAAAGAGATGGCGGAAGCGGATGTGAAGAAGATGAAGCAGCACGGATATGCCGCTTTCATTGTGGCGTCGGAGGTAACGGGCAAGGGAACGTGGTTCCGGGTTAGGCTCGGAAGCTACTCAAGCAAGGCTTCCGCGGAGAAGATGCAGAAAGAGGTCCAGACCAAGGAGGGGATTACACCGTTCATTACGCTTGAGTAG
- the queA gene encoding tRNA preQ1(34) S-adenosylmethionine ribosyltransferase-isomerase QueA — protein sequence MSLADFDYDLPEALIAQEPCGVRDRSRLMVFDRRSGRIEHRLFSDIGRYLIPGDLIVLNNTKVFPCRLLGQKKWGGKAEIFLLAERDVNIWNALVRGGLSTGKTVTLRPGVEAEIIADKNDGTRDVRFRGIADIRTLLPEIGRTPLPPYIKREPVSADKERYQTVYAMHEGAVAAPTAGLHFTPGLLENLQAKGIQQTAITLHVGPGTFQPVKNEMITGHRMHPEQYVILEDAASAMNRAGAEGRRVIAVGTTSVRTMESAVADDGQVHPGTGKSELFIYPGFRFRVTRGMITNFHLPKSTLLMLVAAFAGREQVLAAYKTAISEKYRFYSYGDAMLIL from the coding sequence CTGAGCCTTGCTGATTTTGATTACGACCTCCCGGAAGCGCTCATAGCTCAGGAACCCTGCGGTGTGCGCGACCGTTCGCGCCTCATGGTATTTGACCGCAGGAGCGGCCGGATTGAACATCGTCTCTTTTCGGACATCGGGCGGTATCTCATCCCGGGGGACCTTATCGTCTTGAACAATACGAAGGTCTTTCCCTGCCGTCTGCTTGGCCAGAAAAAGTGGGGCGGAAAGGCGGAGATATTTCTTCTCGCTGAACGGGACGTCAACATCTGGAATGCGCTCGTGAGGGGAGGCCTGTCCACAGGAAAGACGGTAACCCTGCGGCCGGGAGTCGAGGCCGAGATCATTGCAGACAAGAACGACGGCACGAGGGATGTCCGGTTCAGGGGGATTGCTGACATCAGGACGCTTCTTCCCGAGATCGGCAGGACTCCGCTTCCGCCCTACATAAAAAGGGAACCCGTGAGCGCGGACAAAGAGCGCTATCAAACGGTCTACGCGATGCACGAGGGCGCAGTGGCAGCTCCCACCGCCGGTCTCCACTTCACTCCCGGGCTGCTCGAAAACCTTCAGGCAAAGGGAATCCAGCAAACAGCGATAACGCTGCATGTCGGGCCGGGCACCTTCCAGCCCGTCAAGAATGAGATGATCACCGGACACCGCATGCATCCGGAGCAGTATGTTATTTTGGAGGACGCCGCGTCCGCCATGAACCGGGCCGGCGCCGAAGGACGACGAGTGATCGCCGTCGGGACGACGAGCGTCCGAACCATGGAGAGCGCGGTTGCAGACGACGGACAGGTACATCCCGGCACGGGAAAATCTGAACTCTTCATTTATCCCGGGTTCCGGTTCAGGGTCACGCGCGGCATGATCACTAATTTTCATCTTCCCAAATCAACGCTGCTCATGCTGGTGGCGGCATTTGCGGGGCGCGAGCAGGTCCTCGCCGCGTACAAAACCGCAATATCTGAGAAATATCGTTTTTATAGTTATGGCGATGCGATGCTGATTCTGTAA
- a CDS encoding tetratricopeptide repeat protein has product MARRTGSPDAPREGTGTHRFLALLAASFVLFAAPEPAFPESAAQNTYIRCVKNGHQQMKAGDYQAARDAFREALQYIDDDAAAHLGLGLAYFHLGDDTGAERELTRAAGISPNSWETYQWLGEVHYRQDNLEEAAQDWERAAELNPSSSEVRARLERIRREHQTEKDFNRDVTSHFLVKYEGREKIEAGKIVLRILEDAYGEVGRGLAYYPDREIQVILYSSQQFQEVTDAPGWSGGIFDGKIRIPIGGIEKETPGLRKLLFHEYTHAVVRSIVPRCPTWINEGLAQYFEGREIDAHQREIMRRMAQSGKLPSLSDLEGSFMSLNNDQAFYAYLFSLSSIRYAVDTFGMYRVKMVLEQLGSGADTGKAIDKALMISYEEFDRGWKRSLE; this is encoded by the coding sequence ATGGCAAGAAGAACAGGTTCACCAGACGCCCCGCGCGAAGGAACGGGAACCCATCGATTTCTTGCGTTGCTGGCGGCATCATTCGTGCTGTTCGCTGCTCCTGAACCGGCATTTCCTGAAAGTGCGGCTCAGAACACCTACATCCGGTGCGTCAAGAACGGTCATCAGCAGATGAAAGCCGGCGATTATCAGGCCGCACGGGACGCATTCAGGGAGGCGCTCCAGTACATCGATGACGACGCAGCGGCGCATCTCGGCCTTGGCCTGGCATATTTCCATCTCGGGGACGATACCGGTGCGGAACGGGAACTGACGAGGGCGGCGGGCATCTCGCCGAACTCGTGGGAAACCTACCAATGGCTCGGCGAAGTGCATTACCGTCAGGACAACCTCGAGGAAGCGGCACAGGACTGGGAGCGTGCCGCTGAGCTGAACCCTTCATCGAGCGAGGTGCGGGCGCGGCTCGAGCGTATCCGCCGTGAGCATCAGACCGAAAAGGACTTCAACCGCGATGTGACCAGCCACTTTCTCGTCAAGTATGAGGGACGGGAAAAGATAGAAGCGGGAAAGATCGTCCTCCGTATCCTCGAAGATGCGTATGGTGAGGTCGGCAGAGGGCTCGCTTATTATCCCGATCGTGAGATCCAGGTGATCCTCTACTCCAGCCAGCAGTTTCAGGAGGTGACGGACGCACCGGGATGGAGCGGCGGTATCTTTGACGGCAAGATCCGGATCCCGATCGGAGGGATCGAGAAGGAGACCCCGGGTCTCAGGAAGCTCCTGTTCCACGAATACACGCATGCGGTGGTCCGGTCGATCGTACCCCGCTGTCCCACCTGGATCAATGAAGGGCTGGCGCAGTACTTCGAGGGACGCGAGATCGATGCGCATCAGCGGGAAATAATGAGAAGGATGGCCCAGTCGGGAAAACTGCCCTCGCTTTCCGATCTCGAAGGCTCCTTTATGAGCCTGAACAACGATCAGGCGTTCTATGCCTATCTGTTCAGCCTGTCCTCGATCCGCTATGCGGTCGACACCTTTGGGATGTACCGGGTCAAGATGGTGCTGGAGCAACTGGGCAGTGGCGCAGATACGGGAAAGGCGATCGACAAGGCTCTGATGATCTCCTACGAGGAATTCGACCGGGGATGGAAGCGCTCACTGGAGTGA
- a CDS encoding secondary thiamine-phosphate synthase enzyme YjbQ, with translation MIKQLRVKTNSRTELVDITPGIQRLVAESGVRSGVCHLYVPHTTSAVTINENSDPNVGRDILKELNKVIPFEDHYGHSEGNSAAHIKASIIGVSQTVMVEEGRLALGTWQAVFLCEFDGPRDRRVMVKVTRD, from the coding sequence ATGATCAAGCAGCTGCGCGTAAAAACGAACTCGAGGACCGAACTGGTCGACATTACCCCGGGCATCCAGCGGCTGGTGGCAGAGAGCGGGGTCCGCTCGGGCGTCTGCCATCTCTATGTGCCCCATACGACCTCCGCGGTCACGATCAACGAAAATTCCGACCCGAACGTCGGCCGAGACATCCTGAAAGAACTGAACAAGGTGATCCCCTTTGAGGACCATTACGGCCACAGCGAAGGGAATTCTGCCGCACACATCAAGGCGAGCATTATCGGAGTGTCGCAAACGGTCATGGTCGAGGAAGGGCGGCTCGCGCTCGGTACGTGGCAGGCGGTTTTCCTCTGCGAATTCGACGGGCCGCGGGACCGCCGGGTGATGGTAAAGGTGACGAGGGATTGA
- a CDS encoding Na/Pi cotransporter family protein, giving the protein MIIVSLFGGVLLLLYGIRLLNDGLQNAAGSKIRSLLRSLTSNRLSAVGAGAFLTGLIQSSSATSVMLVGFVSAGLMTFRQTLAVVLGADIGATLTVQLIAFHITDYAILIIGAGLALVLFSKKRFSLSVGDGLLGFGFVFLSLKIMIEAMEPLQGNELFRQVFAVLSETPFIGIVLAAVLTAFILSSAATMGIALALAKSGLIPLPAAISIVLGANIGTCATALIASLRSPAEARRVAWAHVLFKVFGVILFLPFLGPYETLVASTASDLPRQIANAHTLFNVIIAVLFLPLTGLFAKLIIHLVPEKAEEKKFGPLYLDEHVLGTPAIALGQATREALRASDIVREMLVDSVTVFQTDDPSTISAIKDKDNLIDLLDRHIRLYITRLSSGHLTESQTRRAMTVLEISRDLESIGDIVDRNVMPLALKRIKKGITFSQEGLDEIIAFHKKVLENFDIAVTAFSGNDRDLADRVLRAKEELGALERELVQAHLDRLRKGFRESIETSHIHLDLIGNLARINSLITHIIYPIVEEKRVRGREDVGIEAL; this is encoded by the coding sequence ATGATCATCGTAAGCCTCTTCGGAGGGGTTCTCCTGCTCCTCTACGGCATCAGGCTCCTGAATGACGGCCTCCAAAACGCCGCGGGATCGAAGATCCGTTCTCTGCTGCGTTCCCTGACGAGCAACCGCCTGTCCGCCGTCGGAGCGGGCGCATTCCTCACGGGGCTCATCCAGTCGAGCAGCGCGACGTCGGTCATGCTCGTGGGGTTCGTCAGCGCCGGCCTGATGACCTTCCGCCAGACGCTTGCCGTGGTCCTCGGCGCCGACATCGGCGCCACGCTCACGGTGCAGCTCATCGCATTCCACATCACCGACTATGCGATCCTCATCATCGGCGCCGGCCTGGCGCTTGTTTTATTTTCGAAAAAACGCTTTTCCCTCAGCGTAGGCGACGGGCTGCTCGGGTTCGGTTTCGTGTTTCTCTCGCTCAAGATCATGATCGAGGCGATGGAGCCGCTTCAGGGGAACGAGCTGTTCCGTCAGGTGTTCGCCGTCCTCTCGGAGACTCCGTTCATCGGCATCGTCCTTGCGGCCGTTCTGACAGCGTTCATTCTCAGCAGTGCGGCGACCATGGGGATCGCCCTGGCGCTCGCAAAAAGCGGCCTCATCCCGCTCCCTGCCGCGATCTCTATCGTGCTGGGGGCGAACATCGGAACCTGCGCAACGGCACTCATCGCCAGCCTGCGGTCGCCCGCGGAGGCCCGCCGCGTGGCCTGGGCACACGTCCTGTTCAAAGTATTCGGCGTCATCCTTTTCCTGCCGTTCCTCGGCCCCTACGAGACCCTCGTGGCGTCGACGGCGTCCGACCTTCCGCGCCAGATCGCGAACGCCCATACGCTGTTCAACGTGATCATCGCGGTCCTGTTCCTCCCGCTCACCGGGCTCTTTGCGAAGCTGATCATCCATCTCGTCCCCGAGAAGGCCGAAGAGAAGAAGTTCGGGCCGCTCTATCTCGACGAGCACGTTCTGGGAACGCCGGCGATCGCGCTGGGCCAGGCGACGCGCGAAGCGCTCCGAGCGTCGGATATCGTGCGGGAGATGCTCGTGGACTCGGTCACGGTCTTCCAGACGGACGATCCCTCCACGATCAGCGCCATCAAGGACAAGGACAACCTGATCGATCTTCTCGACCGTCACATTCGCCTCTATATCACGCGGCTGTCATCGGGTCACCTGACGGAATCACAGACACGGCGTGCCATGACCGTGCTTGAAATAAGCCGCGACCTCGAAAGCATCGGGGACATCGTCGACCGCAACGTCATGCCGCTCGCGCTCAAGAGGATCAAGAAGGGGATCACCTTCTCGCAGGAAGGGCTCGACGAGATCATTGCGTTCCACAAAAAGGTCCTGGAAAACTTCGATATTGCCGTCACGGCATTCTCGGGCAACGACCGGGATCTCGCGGACCGCGTGCTGCGTGCCAAGGAGGAGCTGGGGGCGCTTGAGCGGGAACTGGTCCAGGCGCATCTCGACCGCCTGCGAAAGGGGTTTCGCGAATCCATCGAGACCAGCCACATTCACCTGGACCTGATCGGCAACCTGGCGCGGATCAATTCACTTATCACTCACATCATCTACCCGATCGTGGAGGAAAAGCGTGTCAGGGGCCGGGAGGACGTGGGCATAGAGGCCCTGTAA